From Coffea arabica cultivar ET-39 chromosome 10e, Coffea Arabica ET-39 HiFi, whole genome shotgun sequence, one genomic window encodes:
- the LOC113713074 gene encoding PHD finger-like domain-containing protein 5A, translating into MAKHHPDLIMCRKQPGIAIGRLCEKCDGKCVICDSYVRPCTLVRVCDECNYGSFQGRCVICGGVGISDAYYCKECTQQEKDRDGCPKIVNLGSAKTDLFYERKKYGFKKR; encoded by the coding sequence ATGGCCAAGCATCATCCTGATTTGATTATGTGCCGGAAGCAGCCAGGAATCGCCATTGGACGCCTTTGTGAAAAATGCGATGGAAAATGTGTCATCTGTGATTCTTATGTGCGTCCTTGCACACTGGTGCGAGTTTGCGACGAGTGCAACTATGGATCATTTCAGGGCCGCTGTGTCATCTGTGGGGGTGTGGGAATTTCAGATGCTTACTACTGTAAAGAGTGTACGCAACAAGAGAAAGATCGAGATGGGTGTCCGAAAATCGTTAACCTGGGGAGTGCCAAAACAGATCTCTTCTACGAGCGCAAGAAATATGGATTCAAGAAAAGATGA